From a single Miscanthus floridulus cultivar M001 chromosome 8, ASM1932011v1, whole genome shotgun sequence genomic region:
- the LOC136469049 gene encoding putative 4-hydroxy-4-methyl-2-oxoglutarate aldolase 2, translating into MGSSAVSLATTDICDANPHLLANGELRSLTPVIQIYGRSKVFSGRVVTVKTVEDNILIHEFLEQKGHGRVLVIDGCGSLRRAVGGGNLSKKAQNNGCVGIVVYGCVRDVDDINLCDIGVRALNSCPVRPAKKGVGEKHVPVSIAGTMIYDGDWLYADSDGILVASSEMAA; encoded by the coding sequence ATGGGTTCCTCAGCAGTGTCACTGGCCACTACAGATATATGTGATGCTAATCCTCATTTGCTTGCAAATGGCGAGCTCCGTTCTCTCACGCCTGTCATCCAGATCTACGGAAGGAGCAAGGTTTTCTCTGGCCGAGTGGTGACAGTCAAGACCGTCGAGGACAACATCCTGATCCACGAGTTCCTCGAGCAGAAAGGCCATGGCAGGGTCCTCGTGATCGACGGCTGCGGGAGCTTGCGGAGGGCCGTCGGCGGCGGCAACCTCTCGAAGAAGGCGCAGAACAATGGGTGCGTCGGCATTGTTGTCTACGGCTGCGTCAGGGACGTCGACGATATCAACCTCTGCGACATTGGCGTCCGAGCTCTCAACTCCTGCCCTGTGAGGCCAGCCAAGAAGGGCGTCGGCGAGAAGCACGTCCCCGTGAGCATTGCAGGAACCATGATCTACGACGGCGATTGGCTCTACGCCGACAGCGATGGCATTCTTGTGGCAAGTTCGGAAATGGCCGCGTAG